A region of uncultured Anaeromusa sp. DNA encodes the following proteins:
- a CDS encoding efflux RND transporter permease subunit, which yields MKRINLTEWALKHKALVYFFVGIIFMGGIYSYQNLGRMEDPDFTIREMIVTVNWPGATARQIEEQVTDKIEKKLQDTPGLDYLKSQSTPGQSKIYVVLKDDAVNDSQIRPIWLEVRNMVNDIKDTLPNGVQGPYFNDRFDDVFGCIYALTGDGYSYEEMRAHAEKIRRILLTVPNVKKVELTGVQAEKIYIEIETVKLAQLGIATTDITNAVQTQNAMADSGMLQTSTDNVYLRVTGAFENLESLKELPIRANGRTFRLGDIAKITRAYVDPADSKMFYNGQPAIGLSLSMEKGGNILKLGNNLEKTVAQIQKDLPVGLDLSSFSNQPKVVKESIDEFVKSLAEAIIIVLIVSFISLGVRSGVVVALCIPLIITGVFISMKIFGIDLHKISLGALIIALGLLVDDAIIAVEMMIVKLEQGCTRFEAACYAYTSTAFPMLTGTLITCAGFIPVGFSKGSASEFVGSIFSVITIALLISWLVSVLVTPLLGYKLIKVSPQAHEKDAYNTKFYLLFRKTLSWCLLHRKKVLVVTAACFVGSVLLLGLVRQEFFPASARPELIVEMRLPEGAAIQATEKEAARFAKYFNEDPNVVNYAYYTGQGGPRFVLTFDPVLPDTNYAQFVFTSTDLQGREILVRKAYELLAAEFPEVRGNIKILQSGPSAAYPVMLRVSGYDHNTVREIAEQVQSRMAASHNVTDVNLDWHEKSKVMHLRVDQDKARMLGVNSQAVAANLQALLSGATISEFREEDKTVGIVFRINPADRDDLSKIKDLAVPIGNGKFVPLDQIAKISFEAEEGLVWRRDLKPTITVQANTAEGVLGNDATQQAYEDLQDIRRALPPGYSIDIGGSTEMSVKAIGWLLGPVPVMLVIIISLLMIQLQNISKMVLTLLTAPLGIIGVSLGLLVTGRPMGFVVQLGILALAGIIIRNSVILIDQIEQHIKQGEPLRDAIVNAAVTRFRPIMLTAAAAILAMIPLVSSIFWGPMAVAIAGGLLIATILTLLVLPTMYATLYRNELTEEGALLKEESYQ from the coding sequence GTGAAACGAATCAATTTGACCGAATGGGCGTTAAAACATAAGGCATTGGTATACTTTTTTGTCGGAATTATTTTTATGGGAGGCATTTATTCTTATCAAAATTTGGGGAGAATGGAAGATCCTGATTTTACGATTCGTGAAATGATAGTGACTGTAAATTGGCCAGGAGCGACGGCTCGGCAAATCGAAGAACAAGTCACCGATAAAATAGAAAAAAAGTTACAGGACACTCCGGGTTTGGATTATTTGAAAAGCCAGTCCACTCCCGGGCAGTCTAAGATTTATGTTGTTTTGAAAGACGATGCCGTCAACGACAGCCAGATTCGACCCATATGGCTGGAAGTGCGCAACATGGTTAACGATATTAAAGACACCCTTCCTAACGGAGTTCAAGGACCGTATTTTAATGACCGTTTTGATGATGTGTTTGGCTGTATTTACGCATTAACCGGCGATGGTTATAGTTATGAGGAGATGCGCGCGCATGCTGAAAAAATTCGCAGAATCCTATTAACTGTACCCAATGTAAAAAAGGTTGAACTTACAGGGGTGCAAGCGGAAAAAATATATATTGAGATCGAAACGGTTAAACTGGCTCAACTCGGTATTGCAACTACCGATATTACGAATGCAGTACAAACGCAAAACGCCATGGCGGATTCCGGTATGCTTCAAACATCGACTGACAATGTCTATTTGCGAGTCACCGGGGCCTTTGAAAATCTTGAGAGTTTAAAAGAGCTTCCGATCCGGGCAAATGGAAGAACCTTTCGATTGGGAGATATTGCGAAAATAACGCGAGCCTATGTTGATCCTGCGGATTCGAAGATGTTTTACAATGGTCAGCCTGCAATTGGGTTGTCTTTGTCGATGGAAAAAGGGGGAAACATTCTCAAATTAGGGAATAACCTAGAAAAAACAGTGGCTCAAATTCAAAAAGACTTACCTGTTGGTTTGGATTTGTCTTCTTTTTCGAATCAGCCCAAGGTCGTCAAGGAATCGATTGACGAGTTTGTAAAGTCTTTGGCGGAAGCGATTATTATTGTGCTGATTGTCAGTTTTATTAGTTTGGGTGTACGTTCCGGCGTTGTGGTCGCCTTGTGCATTCCTTTGATCATTACAGGTGTTTTTATTTCCATGAAGATTTTCGGCATTGATCTCCATAAAATTTCATTAGGGGCGTTGATCATAGCGTTGGGGCTGTTGGTTGACGACGCGATTATTGCCGTGGAAATGATGATTGTTAAGCTAGAACAGGGCTGTACTCGTTTTGAGGCGGCTTGCTATGCCTATACTTCAACGGCTTTTCCGATGTTAACAGGAACCTTAATTACCTGCGCCGGCTTTATACCAGTCGGCTTTTCTAAAGGCTCGGCTTCCGAATTCGTTGGAAGCATATTCTCCGTAATTACCATTGCGTTGCTCATTTCTTGGTTGGTTTCCGTATTGGTAACGCCTCTGTTGGGATATAAATTGATCAAAGTTTCACCGCAGGCGCATGAAAAAGATGCGTATAATACTAAATTCTATCTTCTGTTTCGCAAGACGCTGTCATGGTGCTTGTTGCACAGGAAAAAAGTGCTGGTCGTTACCGCTGCATGCTTTGTTGGCTCTGTTTTGCTTTTGGGACTGGTTAGGCAAGAGTTCTTTCCAGCTTCAGCCAGGCCGGAACTGATCGTAGAAATGCGCTTGCCAGAAGGGGCTGCCATTCAGGCTACGGAGAAGGAGGCTGCCCGCTTTGCCAAGTATTTTAATGAAGATCCTAATGTAGTGAATTACGCTTACTATACAGGGCAGGGAGGGCCGCGTTTTGTGTTGACCTTCGACCCGGTTCTGCCGGACACCAATTATGCACAGTTCGTTTTTACGAGTACTGATCTGCAAGGAAGGGAAATACTTGTGCGCAAGGCGTATGAACTGTTGGCGGCAGAATTTCCGGAAGTGCGAGGGAATATCAAGATCTTGCAGTCCGGTCCTTCGGCTGCGTATCCGGTTATGCTTCGCGTTAGCGGTTATGACCATAATACAGTGCGAGAGATTGCCGAGCAGGTGCAAAGCCGTATGGCGGCAAGCCATAACGTAACCGATGTAAATTTAGATTGGCATGAAAAAAGCAAAGTCATGCATTTGCGTGTTGACCAAGATAAGGCGCGCATGCTAGGAGTCAACAGCCAAGCGGTGGCGGCTAATTTGCAGGCATTGCTCTCGGGAGCGACGATTTCGGAGTTTCGTGAAGAAGATAAAACCGTAGGGATTGTGTTTCGTATCAATCCGGCGGACCGAGATGATCTTTCGAAGATCAAAGACTTGGCGGTTCCTATAGGAAATGGAAAATTTGTACCGCTGGATCAGATTGCTAAGATTAGCTTTGAGGCGGAAGAAGGCCTTGTTTGGCGGCGTGATCTTAAACCTACAATTACGGTTCAGGCGAACACGGCTGAAGGCGTGCTGGGCAATGATGCAACACAGCAGGCGTATGAAGATCTGCAGGATATTCGCCGCGCTCTACCGCCGGGATATAGTATTGATATTGGCGGTTCTACGGAAATGAGCGTTAAGGCAATCGGGTGGCTTCTGGGGCCGGTTCCGGTGATGCTGGTTATTATTATCAGCTTGCTTATGATTCAACTGCAAAATATATCAAAAATGGTGCTGACCCTTCTGACCGCTCCCTTGGGGATTATTGGCGTTAGCCTTGGCTTGTTGGTAACCGGGCGTCCTATGGGCTTTGTGGTTCAGTTGGGGATTCTCGCACTGGCAGGCATTATTATCCGTAACTCCGTAATCCTTATCGATCAAATCGAGCAGCATATCAAACAAGGAGAACCTTTGCGGGATGCGATTGTTAACGCAGCGGTAACTCGCTTTAGGCCGATTATGCTGACAGCGGCAGCAGCCATTTTAGCGATGATACCCCTTGTGTCCAGTATTTTCTGGGGGCCGATGGCGGTGGCGATTGCCGGCGGGCTTCTCATTGCTACGATTTTAACGCTCTTAGTGCTGCCGACCATGTATGCCACTCTTTACAGAAATGAATTGACTGAGGAGGGCGCTTTGCTAAAGGAGGAGTCTTATCAATAA
- a CDS encoding aldehyde dehydrogenase family protein gives MKAYGLWIDGKWCMAKESSPVVDKATGETVAMISVAEEEHVFQAVEAAEKALLTPIEPYHRYEIIMEASRILERDAQKIAADLCVEVGKPLKEALGEVGRARQTLILSAEEAKRMTGEMVPLAGAPNCGKRIAFTKRVPVGIVCAITPFNFPLNLACHKLGPALAAGNAVIYKPATATPLTAMWLCKVFEEAGLPAGYLNMLTGSGARLGEWLTQEQRIGFYSFTGSPAVGKTLLAKAGFRRVSLELGSNSANIVHEDAPVASVAELCMRHAFANAGQVCISCQRVYVHRSIFQEFCDAAVAFAKTLRVGDPKQSETDIGPMIHEQEAQRAEAWVQEAVAEGALVLTGGKRDKAWYEPTILTQVSPNMKVVCQETFAPIVSIVTYDTIADAVKQVNDSVYGLQAGIFTKSIETANYCIEALRVGGVIINDGATFRTDNMPYGGVKESGIGREGPQYAVREMTEEKLVVFNM, from the coding sequence ATGAAAGCTTATGGTTTGTGGATTGATGGGAAATGGTGTATGGCGAAAGAGAGCAGCCCGGTGGTTGACAAAGCGACCGGGGAAACCGTCGCGATGATTTCTGTTGCCGAAGAGGAACATGTTTTTCAGGCGGTAGAGGCAGCGGAAAAGGCGCTTCTTACGCCGATTGAACCCTATCATCGGTATGAAATTATAATGGAGGCTAGCCGGATTTTAGAGCGCGATGCGCAAAAAATTGCGGCAGATCTTTGTGTAGAGGTTGGAAAGCCGCTGAAAGAGGCTTTGGGGGAAGTAGGGCGCGCAAGACAAACATTAATTTTGTCCGCGGAAGAAGCCAAACGCATGACCGGGGAAATGGTTCCGTTGGCGGGGGCGCCTAATTGCGGCAAACGAATTGCTTTTACGAAACGAGTTCCTGTGGGAATTGTGTGTGCGATTACGCCGTTTAATTTTCCGTTGAACTTAGCTTGTCACAAGTTGGGCCCTGCTTTGGCGGCGGGAAATGCTGTTATCTACAAACCGGCGACTGCTACGCCGCTTACGGCCATGTGGCTATGCAAGGTGTTCGAAGAAGCAGGCTTGCCAGCGGGGTATTTAAACATGTTGACTGGCTCTGGCGCACGGCTGGGGGAGTGGCTGACGCAAGAACAGCGTATCGGTTTTTATAGCTTTACAGGAAGTCCCGCTGTTGGGAAAACGCTCTTGGCAAAGGCCGGATTTCGGCGCGTATCCTTGGAACTTGGCTCTAATTCCGCCAATATTGTCCATGAAGATGCTCCGGTGGCATCTGTAGCGGAGCTTTGCATGCGCCATGCGTTTGCCAATGCGGGGCAGGTTTGCATTTCGTGTCAGCGCGTCTATGTGCATCGCAGTATATTCCAGGAATTTTGCGATGCCGCCGTTGCTTTTGCTAAAACGTTGAGAGTCGGAGATCCTAAGCAAAGTGAAACTGATATTGGCCCGATGATTCATGAACAAGAAGCGCAGCGCGCTGAAGCATGGGTACAAGAGGCGGTGGCTGAAGGAGCGCTGGTTCTCACCGGTGGGAAGAGAGACAAGGCTTGGTATGAACCCACGATCCTGACGCAAGTGAGTCCGAACATGAAGGTGGTCTGTCAGGAAACCTTTGCGCCGATTGTCTCTATTGTTACGTATGACACCATAGCGGATGCGGTCAAGCAAGTAAACGATTCTGTATACGGTTTGCAGGCAGGCATCTTCACCAAATCCATTGAAACGGCTAATTATTGCATAGAAGCGCTCCGGGTGGGCGGGGTGATTATCAACGACGGAGCTACCTTCCGAACGGATAACATGCCGTATGGAGGCGTAAAAGAAAGCGGCATTGGCCGGGAAGGTCCGCAATATGCTGTGCGGGAAATGACAGAAGAAAAATTAGTAGTGTTTAATATGTAA
- a CDS encoding PucR family transcriptional regulator ligand-binding domain-containing protein — translation MVSFRELAALPNLAKGKVVAGMTGQDRLVRWVHFLDLPDVLPWVQGGELLIITGMGLQGDLQKLTLLVQGVIQKQLAGLIINVGPYITEIPQEVLALADQAAFPVLELPWEVKLVEVMQEASSYIVLRQTEQRSVSDFFEQLLLQKASDKEMLVRRADTYGYDLSKPLQAVVIQPADLAVYIAESELQEEADLVLLKTRMEQYVRDFFSLQHRKILLTWWMNAIVILLPWERQFAQKNTDLVKALVRKLNSRYPQLAIVASLGSGVEKLEMVHCSYRQACKLLWLAESTAATRPVYAYEQLGLYKLLLEIEPEKLEEYYQEVIGPLNEYDRIYKMDLAGSLFAYFEENGNVVRTAKRLFLHRNTLDYRLKKVEEATGKSMNDPYDRLTLQLGVIVGRQLKHNRLHEGV, via the coding sequence ATGGTTAGCTTTCGTGAGTTAGCTGCTTTGCCGAATTTGGCAAAGGGGAAGGTTGTTGCCGGAATGACCGGGCAAGATCGGCTGGTAAGATGGGTACATTTTCTTGACTTGCCGGATGTTCTTCCTTGGGTGCAAGGCGGGGAATTGTTGATTATTACCGGTATGGGCTTGCAGGGAGATCTGCAGAAACTAACGCTTCTTGTACAAGGCGTCATTCAAAAACAACTAGCAGGGCTTATTATTAACGTGGGTCCCTATATTACTGAAATTCCTCAAGAAGTCTTAGCGTTAGCAGACCAAGCGGCGTTTCCCGTATTGGAGCTTCCTTGGGAAGTCAAGCTGGTTGAAGTGATGCAAGAGGCAAGCAGCTATATTGTTTTGAGGCAAACTGAGCAACGCTCGGTCAGTGATTTTTTCGAGCAGCTATTGCTGCAGAAAGCGTCGGATAAAGAGATGCTTGTGAGGCGAGCGGATACGTACGGCTATGATTTGTCCAAACCGCTGCAAGCGGTTGTTATTCAGCCAGCCGACTTGGCCGTGTATATTGCCGAGTCCGAGCTGCAGGAAGAAGCGGATTTAGTATTGCTGAAGACCCGGATGGAACAATATGTGCGCGACTTTTTTTCGTTGCAGCATCGCAAAATTTTACTGACCTGGTGGATGAATGCAATTGTCATTCTGCTTCCGTGGGAAAGGCAGTTTGCGCAGAAAAATACGGATTTAGTCAAAGCGCTTGTGCGCAAGCTGAATAGTAGATATCCCCAACTGGCTATTGTAGCTTCGTTAGGCAGCGGGGTTGAAAAATTGGAAATGGTGCATTGCAGTTATCGCCAAGCGTGCAAGCTGCTTTGGCTGGCGGAATCAACAGCGGCTACAAGACCGGTTTACGCGTATGAACAACTGGGGTTGTACAAATTGCTGCTGGAAATAGAACCGGAAAAGCTAGAGGAATATTATCAAGAAGTTATCGGTCCTTTGAACGAATATGATCGAATTTATAAAATGGATTTAGCGGGCAGCCTTTTTGCCTATTTTGAAGAAAATGGCAATGTCGTTCGTACGGCGAAACGGCTTTTTTTACATCGGAATACGCTGGATTATCGGCTGAAAAAAGTGGAAGAAGCAACAGGAAAGTCCATGAATGACCCTTATGATCGTCTGACTTTGCAGTTAGGAGTCATTGTGGGGCGGCAGTTAAAGCATAATCGCCTGCACGAAGGAGTATAA
- the gabT gene encoding 4-aminobutyrate--2-oxoglutarate transaminase has translation MIATETKTESLLKRKQAAVASGIANSTSIFVEKASGAVITDVEGREYLDFYAGVGVLNAGHCPKPVVEAVKKQADKLLHSFFAIAMYEPYVALAEKMNQIVPGNYPKKTMFANSGAEAVENAVKIARQATKKTGIVSLECGFHGRTLMAMALTSKVKPYKHGFGPFPSDTYKVPSPYCYRCQFQSTYPGCGMHCLEHFDRFFAAEVASDQIAAVIAEPIQGEGGFIVPPQEYFSGLKAICEKNDILFIADEIQTGFARSGKMFAIEHWGVEPDIMTTAKSIAAGMPLSAVTGKAEVMDAPGAGGIGGTYGGNPLSCVAGLETIRYMEDNHLCLRAQHIGDVTMKRLQNLQERCAVIGDVRGLGAMIGIELVKDRKTKEPAKELAAKVIKLCLEDGLLVIGAGIYGNVIRLLIPLVVTDAQLDQGLGILERNIQKAAATC, from the coding sequence ATGATTGCAACAGAAACAAAAACAGAGTCTCTTTTGAAGCGGAAGCAAGCGGCAGTAGCCAGCGGTATTGCTAACTCGACATCTATTTTTGTGGAAAAAGCCAGCGGAGCCGTAATTACCGATGTGGAAGGGCGAGAATATCTGGATTTTTATGCAGGTGTCGGAGTGTTAAATGCCGGCCACTGTCCGAAGCCGGTAGTGGAAGCCGTCAAAAAACAAGCAGATAAATTGCTTCATTCCTTTTTTGCCATCGCCATGTATGAACCATATGTGGCGTTAGCGGAGAAAATGAATCAAATTGTGCCAGGCAATTACCCTAAAAAAACTATGTTTGCCAACAGCGGTGCCGAAGCAGTCGAAAATGCGGTGAAGATTGCGCGGCAAGCTACCAAGAAGACCGGAATTGTTTCGTTGGAGTGTGGTTTTCATGGGCGGACGTTGATGGCCATGGCGCTCACTAGTAAAGTGAAACCTTACAAGCATGGATTTGGCCCTTTCCCTTCCGATACGTATAAAGTCCCGTCTCCTTACTGTTATCGGTGTCAATTCCAATCAACCTATCCTGGATGCGGCATGCATTGCTTAGAACATTTTGATCGTTTTTTTGCAGCCGAAGTGGCTTCCGATCAGATTGCTGCAGTCATTGCCGAACCAATTCAAGGAGAGGGCGGATTCATTGTTCCTCCTCAAGAGTATTTCTCCGGGCTAAAAGCGATTTGTGAGAAAAACGATATTCTTTTCATTGCCGATGAAATTCAGACTGGTTTTGCGCGTTCTGGAAAGATGTTTGCTATAGAGCATTGGGGAGTAGAGCCGGATATCATGACCACGGCGAAATCAATTGCTGCTGGCATGCCGTTGAGTGCTGTTACTGGTAAGGCGGAGGTGATGGATGCGCCTGGAGCTGGCGGAATTGGCGGTACCTATGGCGGCAATCCTCTGTCTTGCGTTGCCGGTTTGGAAACAATTCGCTATATGGAAGACAATCATCTGTGTCTGCGGGCTCAGCATATTGGAGATGTAACCATGAAACGCCTGCAAAATTTGCAGGAACGGTGCGCGGTGATCGGAGATGTGCGGGGCTTGGGAGCTATGATCGGTATTGAGTTGGTAAAAGACCGGAAAACGAAGGAGCCTGCTAAAGAATTGGCGGCTAAAGTTATAAAACTGTGTTTAGAAGATGGTTTGTTGGTGATTGGAGCTGGCATTTACGGAAATGTGATTCGACTGCTGATTCCTTTGGTTGTTACGGATGCTCAATTGGATCAAGGACTTGGAATTTTGGAGCGAAACATTCAAAAAGCGGCAGCTACATGTTGA
- a CDS encoding amino acid permease codes for MEKREFAKENLKKDLKNRHIQLIAIGGVIGVALFMGSASASKMAGPALTLAYALGGVVMYFVLRALGEVTVEHPVSASFSGYAKTFFGPTISFITGWTYWYQWVVLAMCEIAAVGIYARYWFVDTPQWLAALVCLGLIAAINLAAVKYYGEFEFWFALIKVVTIIGMIFLGSAMILFGIGNGGEAIGFSNLWIHGGFMPFGLKGVAMALVMVVFAYAGVEMIGITAGEAEDPKHSLKSAIDKVFWRILIFYVGTMTVILSICPWDTLPKGVSPFVIIFERMEIPYAAGVMNFVILSSAASCLNSCIYVCGRMLYGLSLRGEAPRFLGTLSKHQVPANGILFSSAACLVGVYLNFSYPDTVFYFMSACTVTGCIWTWALIMCIHLKWRKSLSEEKLKDLQYRMPLYPYANYGVLLFLGAVILGMSYDPDNLVGLYVAPFWYGGLFLVYQVLKSRNKEVAVVEERCQVN; via the coding sequence ATGGAAAAACGAGAGTTTGCTAAAGAAAATCTAAAAAAAGACTTGAAAAATCGACATATTCAATTGATTGCCATTGGTGGGGTTATTGGTGTGGCGTTGTTTATGGGTTCCGCTTCCGCCAGTAAGATGGCAGGCCCGGCGTTAACGCTGGCGTATGCCCTGGGCGGCGTCGTTATGTACTTTGTGCTAAGGGCGTTGGGGGAAGTTACAGTGGAACATCCCGTGTCCGCTTCGTTCTCTGGTTATGCTAAAACCTTTTTCGGACCTACGATTTCTTTTATTACCGGATGGACGTATTGGTACCAGTGGGTGGTTTTAGCGATGTGTGAAATTGCTGCTGTGGGTATCTATGCACGATACTGGTTTGTTGATACGCCGCAATGGCTGGCAGCGCTAGTTTGTTTGGGGTTGATTGCGGCGATCAATTTGGCAGCTGTCAAATATTACGGAGAATTTGAGTTTTGGTTTGCTCTAATCAAAGTCGTTACCATTATTGGGATGATTTTTTTAGGCTCTGCTATGATTTTGTTTGGCATAGGAAATGGTGGCGAGGCGATTGGGTTTTCAAACTTATGGATCCATGGTGGATTTATGCCGTTTGGTCTTAAAGGCGTTGCCATGGCCTTGGTTATGGTAGTGTTCGCTTATGCTGGTGTTGAAATGATTGGTATTACCGCAGGAGAAGCGGAAGACCCGAAACATTCGCTTAAATCAGCAATCGATAAGGTTTTCTGGCGTATCCTTATTTTCTATGTTGGCACGATGACGGTTATTCTTTCGATTTGCCCTTGGGATACATTGCCTAAGGGGGTAAGCCCGTTTGTTATTATCTTTGAGCGAATGGAAATTCCTTATGCGGCGGGAGTTATGAACTTTGTGATTCTTTCCTCCGCTGCCTCCTGTCTAAATAGCTGCATCTATGTGTGCGGGCGGATGCTTTACGGGCTATCGCTACGGGGCGAGGCACCGCGGTTTTTGGGAACCCTCTCTAAACATCAAGTTCCTGCCAATGGGATTTTATTTTCAAGTGCGGCTTGTCTCGTGGGCGTATATTTGAACTTTTCCTATCCGGATACAGTGTTCTATTTTATGTCAGCGTGTACAGTCACTGGGTGCATTTGGACATGGGCTCTTATTATGTGTATTCATTTAAAATGGCGTAAAAGCTTAAGTGAAGAGAAACTTAAGGATTTGCAGTATCGAATGCCTCTTTATCCTTATGCAAACTATGGCGTGCTGCTTTTCTTGGGGGCTGTTATATTAGGAATGAGCTATGATCCGGATAATTTAGTGGGGCTTTATGTGGCTCCGTTTTGGTATGGCGGCTTATTCTTAGTGTATCAAGTATTGAAGAGCCGAAATAAAGAGGTTGCCGTAGTGGAAGAGCGTTGCCAGGTTAATTGA